The following proteins are encoded in a genomic region of Cellulomonas sp. ES6:
- the dnaA gene encoding chromosomal replication initiator protein DnaA produces MSGQDDQLGQVWSAAMAQLEVSPDITPRQLAFVRLAKPLGLLDGTMLLAVGNDLTKDYLETRVRQEVTEALAAALGREARFAITVDPSLDGGGEALTAGPPPARPADQDGDPGPGPATATEVSVPEPARPEPFRREPAGPTPSVEPARLNPKYLFETFVIGSSNRFAHAAAVAVAEAPAKAYNPLFIYGDSGLGKTHLLHAIGHYARNLYPSVRVRYVNSEEFTNDFINSIGEGKAGAFQRRYREVDVLLIDDIQFLQGKEQTMEEFFHTFNTLHNANKQVVITSDLPPKQLNGFEDRMRSRFEWGLITDVQPPDLETRIAILRKKSANDKLQAPDDVLEYIASKISTNIRELEGALIRVTAFANLNRQQVDLSLAEIVLKDLITDEDQADITATAVIGQTAAYFGLTIEDLCGSSRSRVLVTARQIAMYLCRELTDLSLPKIGQAFGGRDHTTVMHANRKIRELMAERRSIFNQVTELTNRIKQESRG; encoded by the coding sequence GTGTCAGGACAGGACGATCAGCTGGGCCAGGTCTGGTCGGCCGCCATGGCGCAGCTCGAGGTGAGCCCCGACATCACCCCCCGTCAGCTCGCGTTCGTGCGGCTGGCGAAGCCGCTCGGCCTGCTCGACGGCACGATGCTGCTGGCGGTCGGCAACGACCTCACCAAGGACTACCTGGAGACGCGCGTCCGCCAGGAGGTCACGGAGGCGCTGGCCGCGGCGCTCGGCCGCGAGGCCCGTTTCGCCATCACGGTCGACCCGTCGCTCGACGGCGGCGGCGAGGCGCTCACCGCCGGCCCGCCCCCGGCACGGCCGGCGGACCAGGACGGCGACCCCGGCCCCGGCCCGGCCACGGCTACCGAGGTCAGCGTGCCGGAGCCGGCCCGCCCCGAGCCGTTCCGTCGCGAGCCCGCCGGCCCCACCCCGAGCGTCGAGCCGGCGCGGCTCAACCCGAAGTACCTGTTCGAGACCTTCGTCATCGGCTCGTCCAACCGCTTCGCGCACGCCGCGGCGGTGGCCGTCGCCGAGGCACCCGCGAAGGCGTACAACCCGCTGTTCATCTACGGCGACTCCGGGCTCGGCAAGACGCACCTGCTGCACGCGATCGGCCACTACGCGCGCAACCTGTACCCGTCGGTCCGCGTGCGCTACGTGAACTCCGAGGAGTTCACGAACGACTTCATCAACTCCATCGGCGAGGGCAAGGCCGGCGCGTTCCAGCGCCGCTACCGCGAGGTGGACGTCCTGCTCATCGACGACATCCAGTTCCTGCAGGGCAAGGAACAGACGATGGAGGAGTTCTTCCACACCTTCAACACCCTGCACAACGCGAACAAGCAGGTCGTGATCACCTCCGACCTGCCGCCGAAGCAGCTCAACGGCTTCGAGGACCGCATGCGGTCGCGGTTCGAGTGGGGCCTCATCACGGACGTGCAGCCGCCGGACCTCGAGACGCGGATCGCGATCCTGCGCAAGAAGTCCGCGAACGACAAGCTGCAGGCGCCCGACGACGTGCTGGAGTACATCGCGTCGAAGATCTCCACGAACATCCGCGAGCTCGAGGGCGCCCTCATCCGGGTGACGGCGTTCGCGAACCTCAACCGGCAGCAGGTGGACCTCTCGCTGGCGGAGATCGTGCTGAAGGACCTCATCACCGACGAGGACCAGGCCGACATCACGGCGACGGCGGTCATCGGCCAGACCGCGGCGTACTTCGGCCTGACGATCGAGGACCTGTGCGGCTCGTCGCGCTCCCGGGTGCTGGTCACGGCCCGGCAGATCGCCATGTACCTGTGCCGGGAGCTCACGGACCTGTCGCTGCCGAAGATCGGCCAGGCGTTCGGCGGCCGCGACCACACGACCGTCATGCACGCGAACCGGAAGATCCGGGAGCTCATGGCGGAGCGCCGCTCGATCTTCAACCAGGTCACCGAGCTCACCAACCGCATCAAGCAGGAGAGCCGCGGCTGA
- the rpmH gene encoding 50S ribosomal protein L34 — translation MSKRTFQPNNRRRAKTHGFRLRMRTRAGRAILAARRRKGRAELSA, via the coding sequence GTGAGCAAGCGGACCTTCCAGCCGAACAACCGGCGTCGCGCCAAGACCCACGGCTTCCGTCTGCGCATGCGGACCCGTGCCGGCCGCGCGATCCTCGCCGCCCGCCGGCGCAAGGGTCGCGCCGAGCTGTCGGCCTGA
- the rnpA gene encoding ribonuclease P protein component — translation MLPAAHRMRRSADFARAVRNGARAGRNTLVVHLVTRTDPGPGPAVGFVVSKGVGNAVTRNRVKRRLRALTAERLDGLPADVDVVVRALAPAAAADYASLGHDLDGAVRSASRRLTGRAGDRR, via the coding sequence GTGCTGCCCGCCGCGCACCGGATGCGACGGTCCGCCGACTTCGCGCGGGCCGTCCGCAACGGAGCACGTGCCGGGCGGAACACGCTCGTGGTGCACCTCGTGACGCGAACCGACCCCGGACCTGGTCCGGCGGTCGGTTTCGTCGTGTCCAAGGGGGTGGGCAACGCCGTGACCCGGAACCGGGTCAAGCGGCGCCTCCGTGCGCTCACCGCGGAGCGGCTCGACGGGCTGCCCGCCGACGTCGACGTCGTGGTCCGGGCGCTCGCGCCCGCCGCCGCGGCCGACTACGCGTCGCTCGGGCACGACCTCGACGGTGCCGTGCGCAGCGCGTCGCGGCGGCTGACCGGGCGTGCGGGGGACCGGCGATGA
- the yidD gene encoding membrane protein insertion efficiency factor YidD — MTSSAPPVPGSARPASRALARAARAVVRAPRRLLVLLIRVYQRFLSPLTPPTCRFYPSCSAYAVIALERHGVLKGTRLAVWRILRCNPWNPGGVDDVPPAGSHRRHPHGAVASAH, encoded by the coding sequence ATGACCTCGTCAGCCCCGCCCGTGCCCGGGTCCGCCCGTCCCGCGTCCCGTGCGCTCGCCCGCGCGGCGCGAGCCGTGGTGCGCGCTCCGCGGCGCCTGCTCGTGCTGCTGATCCGCGTCTACCAGCGGTTCCTGTCGCCGCTCACCCCGCCGACCTGCCGGTTCTACCCGTCGTGCTCCGCGTACGCCGTGATCGCCCTCGAGCGGCACGGCGTCCTCAAGGGCACGCGGCTGGCGGTCTGGCGGATCCTGCGCTGCAACCCGTGGAACCCGGGCGGCGTCGACGACGTTCCACCGGCGGGGTCGCACCGTCGACACCCGCACGGCGCGGTCGCCTCCGCGCACTGA
- the yidC gene encoding membrane protein insertase YidC, whose protein sequence is MSWFDGLLYPIMVVVAWIMVQFHSFFDWIGLDPAGGTAWALSIVGLVIVMRIILIPLFFKQIKASRGMQMLAPDMKKIQAKYKGKTDPASREAMSRETMELYRKHGTNPFSSCLPILAQSPIFFALFRVLNSLPQLAAGDYPRANLGPLNQQLAAQAESATILGAPLSATFMNATQFGDAATNVRIVTILLVVAMSLTTFTTQRQLTMKNMPPAALEGPMAQQQKLLMYVFPLIFAFSGVNFPIGVLIYWTTTNLWSMGQQFYTIRRMPAPGSQAEAALKARQAKRAAAKGVSIEEDGDVLTIEERPVSGQRQQPVRKDRAKKRPAAGGTAPRPTVTPSAGAGTTSGGSPARPAGAKASGAGTAGGAGTAPAAKKKRTGSGGSGSKGGTAAGGKGSPSTGASGSARPDGSTDD, encoded by the coding sequence ATGAGCTGGTTCGACGGCCTGCTGTACCCGATCATGGTCGTGGTCGCCTGGATCATGGTCCAGTTCCACTCGTTCTTCGACTGGATCGGGCTCGACCCGGCGGGCGGGACGGCGTGGGCGCTGTCGATCGTCGGCCTCGTGATCGTCATGCGGATCATCCTGATCCCGCTGTTCTTCAAGCAGATCAAGGCGTCCCGCGGCATGCAGATGCTCGCGCCGGACATGAAGAAGATCCAGGCGAAGTACAAGGGCAAGACCGACCCGGCGTCCCGTGAGGCCATGAGCCGCGAGACGATGGAGCTGTACCGCAAGCACGGCACCAACCCGTTCTCGTCCTGCCTGCCGATCCTGGCCCAGTCGCCGATCTTCTTCGCGCTGTTCCGCGTGCTGAACTCGCTGCCGCAGCTCGCCGCCGGGGACTACCCGCGCGCCAACCTCGGCCCGCTGAACCAGCAGCTGGCGGCCCAGGCCGAGAGCGCGACGATCCTCGGCGCTCCGCTGTCGGCGACCTTCATGAACGCGACGCAGTTCGGCGACGCGGCCACGAACGTGCGGATCGTCACCATCCTGCTGGTGGTCGCGATGTCGCTGACCACGTTCACCACGCAGCGCCAGCTCACGATGAAGAACATGCCGCCGGCCGCCCTCGAGGGCCCGATGGCGCAGCAGCAGAAGCTGCTCATGTACGTCTTCCCGCTGATCTTCGCCTTCTCGGGCGTGAACTTCCCGATCGGTGTGCTGATCTACTGGACCACCACGAACCTGTGGTCGATGGGCCAGCAGTTCTACACGATCCGTCGCATGCCGGCGCCGGGCTCGCAGGCCGAGGCGGCCCTCAAGGCGCGCCAGGCCAAGCGGGCGGCCGCCAAGGGCGTGTCGATCGAGGAGGACGGCGACGTCCTCACGATCGAGGAGCGCCCCGTCAGCGGTCAGCGCCAGCAGCCCGTGCGCAAGGACCGCGCGAAGAAGCGGCCCGCGGCCGGAGGCACCGCGCCTCGCCCGACGGTGACGCCGTCGGCCGGTGCGGGCACCACGTCCGGTGGCAGCCCGGCGCGGCCGGCCGGTGCGAAGGCCTCGGGTGCGGGCACGGCCGGCGGCGCCGGCACCGCGCCTGCGGCGAAGAAGAAGCGCACGGGCTCCGGCGGGTCCGGTAGCAAGGGCGGCACGGCCGCGGGTGGCAAGGGCTCGCCGTCGACCGGCGCGTCCGGGTCCGCCCGCCCCGACGGCTCGACCGACGACTGA
- a CDS encoding R3H domain-containing nucleic acid-binding protein, translated as MTTPTDAPDEAGAGSRLEEEGEIAADYLEELLDIADLDGDIDIDVDHGRAAVEIVAEEGGERALRRLVGQDGEVLDALQELTRLAVQAKTGDRSRLMLDIAGYRAARKAELVTVAERAIAEVRESGAPVSLEPMNPFERKVVHDAVAAAGLTSDSEGVEPARYVVVKPAE; from the coding sequence ATGACGACACCCACCGACGCCCCCGACGAGGCCGGCGCGGGCTCGCGCCTCGAGGAGGAGGGCGAGATCGCCGCCGACTACCTCGAGGAGCTGCTGGACATCGCCGACCTCGACGGCGACATCGACATCGACGTCGACCACGGCCGTGCGGCGGTGGAGATCGTGGCCGAGGAGGGCGGCGAGCGCGCACTGCGCCGCCTCGTGGGCCAGGACGGCGAGGTGCTGGACGCGCTGCAGGAGCTGACGCGGCTCGCGGTGCAGGCGAAGACCGGCGACCGGAGCCGGCTCATGCTCGACATCGCCGGCTACCGTGCAGCGCGCAAGGCCGAGCTCGTCACCGTCGCCGAGCGGGCCATCGCGGAGGTGCGGGAGAGCGGCGCCCCGGTGTCGCTCGAGCCGATGAACCCGTTCGAGCGCAAGGTCGTGCACGACGCGGTCGCCGCCGCGGGCCTCACGTCCGACTCGGAGGGCGTCGAGCCGGCGCGGTACGTGGTGGTCAAGCCCGCGGAGTGA
- the rsmG gene encoding 16S rRNA (guanine(527)-N(7))-methyltransferase RsmG: protein MSRTAEPDEQRDPLAGDPRLPVLFGGGWPAVERFHSMLQDDGVLRGLVGPREVSRLWERHLVNSAAVVAFLPERGRIVDVGSGAGLPGVVVAAMRPGAEVVLLEPMERRVDWLTEVVERLGLGNVQVLRGRAEDVGALEADAVTARAVAALERLYGWTLPLLRVGGRLVALKGSRAQAEVDAAAEIGRRLGGGVPEVLVAPTLPGLDPTTVVVVEKAGPGEPAAGRVSRGTESKSRQSRRAAKGQRR, encoded by the coding sequence GTGAGCCGGACGGCCGAGCCGGACGAGCAGCGCGACCCTCTCGCCGGCGATCCCCGTCTGCCTGTGCTGTTCGGCGGCGGCTGGCCGGCCGTCGAGCGGTTCCACTCGATGCTCCAGGACGACGGCGTCCTGCGCGGGCTGGTCGGGCCTCGGGAGGTCTCGCGCCTCTGGGAGCGTCACCTGGTCAACTCGGCGGCGGTCGTCGCCTTCCTCCCGGAGCGCGGCCGCATCGTGGACGTGGGCAGCGGAGCCGGCCTGCCGGGCGTGGTGGTCGCGGCGATGCGACCGGGCGCCGAGGTGGTCCTGCTCGAGCCCATGGAGCGCCGGGTCGACTGGCTGACGGAGGTCGTCGAGCGGCTCGGCCTCGGCAACGTCCAGGTGCTGCGGGGACGGGCGGAGGACGTCGGCGCGCTCGAGGCGGACGCCGTCACCGCCCGCGCGGTGGCGGCGCTGGAGAGGCTCTACGGGTGGACCCTGCCGCTCCTGCGGGTGGGCGGGCGCCTCGTCGCGCTCAAGGGCAGCCGGGCGCAGGCCGAGGTGGACGCCGCGGCGGAGATCGGACGCAGGCTCGGGGGAGGAGTGCCCGAGGTCCTGGTCGCCCCGACGCTGCCGGGCCTGGACCCGACGACAGTGGTCGTCGTCGAGAAGGCGGGTCCGGGCGAGCCCGCTGCCGGCCGTGTTTCACGTGGAACAGAGAGCAAGTCGCGGCAGTCGCGCCGCGCGGCGAAGGGACAGCGCCGGTGA
- a CDS encoding AAA family ATPase produces the protein MTTEPGPWRDDAEERRRAALIESLPPADEDTPLMAELRQDARRRIELRGRVFSKPDRTRVITIANQKGGVGKTTTTVNLAAALAQGGLHVLVIDNDPQGNASTALGVDHHAGVTSVYDVLVDGAPLETAVHPSPDVSRLWCVPATIDLSGAEIELVSMVARETRLRSALSTYLQQREERGEPRIDYVLVDCPPSLGLLTVNAFVVADEVLIPIQCEYYALEGLSQLLKSIELIQAHLNPGLHVSTILLTMYDSRTNLAQQVAQEVREHFPQQTLRTTVPRSVRVSEAPSYGQTVLTYDPGSSGALAYLEAARELAERGSTAAGTKEDA, from the coding sequence GTGACGACCGAACCCGGACCGTGGCGGGACGACGCGGAGGAGCGGCGCCGAGCGGCGCTGATCGAGAGCCTCCCGCCGGCTGACGAGGACACCCCGCTGATGGCCGAGCTCCGACAGGACGCCCGCCGCCGCATCGAGCTCCGCGGCCGGGTGTTCAGCAAGCCGGACCGGACGCGCGTCATCACCATCGCCAACCAGAAGGGTGGCGTCGGCAAGACCACGACCACGGTCAACCTTGCCGCGGCCCTCGCCCAGGGCGGCCTCCACGTGCTGGTCATCGACAACGACCCGCAGGGGAACGCGTCGACGGCGCTCGGCGTCGACCACCACGCCGGCGTGACCTCGGTGTACGACGTGCTCGTCGACGGGGCGCCCCTCGAGACCGCGGTCCACCCCAGCCCCGACGTGTCCCGCCTGTGGTGCGTACCGGCGACGATCGACCTGTCGGGTGCCGAGATCGAGCTCGTCTCCATGGTGGCCCGTGAGACCCGGCTGCGCTCGGCGCTGTCGACCTACCTGCAGCAGCGCGAGGAGCGGGGCGAACCGCGCATCGACTACGTGCTCGTCGACTGCCCGCCGAGCCTCGGCCTGCTCACGGTGAACGCCTTCGTCGTGGCGGACGAGGTGCTGATCCCCATCCAGTGCGAGTACTACGCGCTGGAGGGCCTGAGCCAGCTCCTGAAGTCCATCGAGCTGATCCAGGCGCACCTGAACCCGGGACTCCACGTCTCGACCATCCTGCTCACCATGTACGACAGCCGGACGAACCTCGCCCAGCAGGTGGCGCAGGAGGTCCGTGAGCACTTCCCGCAGCAGACGCTGCGGACCACCGTCCCGCGATCGGTGCGCGTCTCCGAGGCGCCCTCCTACGGGCAGACGGTCCTGACATACGATCCGGGCTCGAGCGGTGCGCTCGCCTACCTGGAGGCAGCACGAGAGCTCGCCGAGCGCGGGAGCACCGCGGCCGGGACGAAGGAGGACGCGTGA
- a CDS encoding ParB/RepB/Spo0J family partition protein → MSEKRRGLGRGLGALIPTGQETRSTDGGSRPVDVFFPDRSGERPVHEGDNALTSDDTTSDAAAASGAPAQADPRTGAEQGSSASSDGADVAAAAGGPDPAAPAPQDASDDTDGLLPVPGATFAELPVGAISPNPKQPRTVFDEDALEELVGSIREIGVLQPVVVRPVGDGYELIMGERRWRATQAAGLDTIPAIVRRTDDEDLLRDALLENLHRSQLNPLEEAAAYQQLLDDFGCTHDELAQRIHRSRPQISNTLRLLRLPPLVQRRVAAGVLSAGHARALLGLGDGAAIERLAQRIVAEGLSVRAVEEIVALGGDGAGRRQRQQPRAGIRNEALDDLAGRLSDRFETRVKVDLGKRRGRLTVEFASVQDLNRILASLAPDDPGIFRG, encoded by the coding sequence GTGAGCGAGAAGCGACGGGGGCTCGGGCGCGGTCTGGGTGCCCTGATCCCGACCGGCCAGGAGACGCGCAGCACGGACGGCGGGAGCAGGCCGGTCGACGTGTTCTTCCCCGACCGGTCCGGCGAGCGGCCCGTTCACGAGGGTGACAACGCTCTGACCAGCGACGATACGACCTCCGACGCGGCCGCAGCCTCGGGTGCGCCGGCTCAGGCGGACCCGCGGACGGGGGCCGAGCAGGGGTCGAGTGCATCCTCGGACGGGGCGGACGTCGCCGCCGCCGCGGGCGGTCCGGACCCGGCGGCCCCCGCGCCGCAGGACGCATCCGACGACACCGACGGGCTGCTCCCGGTCCCGGGCGCGACCTTCGCGGAGCTGCCCGTCGGCGCCATCAGCCCCAACCCGAAGCAGCCCCGCACGGTCTTCGACGAGGACGCCCTCGAGGAGCTCGTCGGGTCCATCCGGGAGATCGGCGTGCTGCAGCCGGTCGTCGTGCGCCCTGTCGGCGACGGCTACGAGCTCATCATGGGGGAGCGGCGCTGGCGCGCGACGCAGGCGGCCGGACTCGACACCATCCCGGCGATCGTGCGCCGGACGGACGACGAGGACCTGCTGCGCGACGCGCTGCTCGAGAACCTGCACCGCTCGCAGCTCAACCCGCTCGAGGAGGCCGCGGCCTACCAGCAGCTCCTGGACGACTTCGGGTGCACGCACGACGAGCTGGCGCAGCGCATCCACCGGTCGCGCCCGCAGATCTCCAACACCCTGCGCCTCCTGCGGCTGCCCCCGCTGGTCCAGCGGCGCGTGGCCGCGGGCGTGCTGTCCGCCGGCCACGCGCGGGCGCTGCTCGGGCTGGGGGACGGCGCGGCCATCGAGCGCCTCGCGCAGCGCATCGTCGCCGAGGGGTTGTCCGTCCGTGCCGTCGAGGAGATCGTCGCGCTGGGCGGCGACGGCGCGGGCCGCCGTCAGCGGCAGCAGCCGCGTGCGGGCATCCGGAACGAGGCCCTCGACGACCTGGCCGGACGGCTCTCCGACCGCTTCGAGACGCGCGTCAAGGTGGACCTCGGGAAGCGGCGCGGTCGGCTCACGGTCGAGTTCGCGTCGGTGCAGGACCTGAACCGCATCCTCGCGAGCCTGGCACCCGACGACCCGGGCATCTTCCGCGGTTGA
- a CDS encoding D-alanine--D-alanine ligase yields MPHAAAPTTPRVVVLAGGLSHERDVSLRSGRRVAEALRSAGVEVWVHDVDADLVPALTETRPDLVWPLLHGAGGEDGSVRDVLELLGVRSLGTGPRASRVAWSKPIAKTSVTRAGIATPQFVTLPQSLFRELGAGRVMDAVVARLGLPLVVKPSRGGSALGVTLVRSADDLPRAMVACFAYGDTALIERAVEGTEVAVSVVELDGEPVALPAVEVVTDGPYDYDARYNPGRTEYFAPARLSEEHARRAADVAVAAHQALGLRHLSRTDLIVDADGQPWFLEVNVAPGMTETSLFPQAAEAGGHHLPTLYRRLVEAGLQDDA; encoded by the coding sequence GTGCCGCACGCAGCCGCCCCCACCACCCCGCGCGTCGTCGTCCTGGCCGGCGGCCTCTCCCACGAGCGCGACGTCTCGCTGCGCTCCGGACGGCGCGTCGCGGAGGCGCTGAGGTCCGCCGGGGTCGAGGTGTGGGTGCACGACGTGGACGCCGACCTGGTCCCCGCCCTGACCGAGACGCGGCCCGACCTCGTGTGGCCGCTGCTGCACGGCGCCGGCGGCGAGGACGGTTCGGTGCGGGACGTCCTGGAGCTGCTGGGCGTCCGGAGCCTCGGGACCGGGCCGCGCGCGAGCCGGGTGGCCTGGAGCAAGCCGATCGCCAAGACGTCGGTCACCCGTGCCGGCATCGCGACGCCGCAGTTCGTGACGCTCCCGCAGAGCCTGTTCCGGGAGCTCGGTGCCGGGCGCGTCATGGACGCGGTCGTCGCCCGGCTGGGGCTGCCGCTCGTGGTCAAGCCCTCCCGCGGGGGCTCCGCGCTGGGCGTCACGCTGGTCCGCTCCGCCGACGACCTGCCCCGCGCCATGGTCGCGTGCTTCGCGTACGGCGACACGGCGCTGATCGAGCGGGCCGTGGAGGGCACCGAGGTCGCGGTGAGCGTCGTCGAGCTGGACGGCGAGCCCGTCGCGCTGCCGGCCGTCGAGGTCGTCACGGACGGGCCCTACGACTACGACGCGCGGTACAACCCCGGGCGGACCGAGTACTTCGCGCCGGCGCGCCTCAGCGAGGAGCACGCCCGCCGGGCCGCGGACGTCGCCGTGGCGGCGCACCAGGCCCTCGGGCTTCGTCACCTGTCCCGGACGGACCTCATCGTCGACGCCGACGGCCAGCCCTGGTTCCTCGAGGTGAACGTCGCGCCCGGCATGACGGAGACGTCCCTCTTCCCGCAGGCCGCCGAGGCCGGCGGGCACCACCTGCCGACGCTGTACCGCCGGCTCGTCGAGGCGGGGCTCCAGGACGACGCCTGA
- a CDS encoding PLP-dependent aminotransferase family protein, whose translation MTALERPDGTASGPHPTPAAGTRLDRWLGSYAERTHGMRASEIRALFAVANRPEVVSLAGGMPCLDVLPLDVIGELAQRVVATRGTTALQYGSGQGDETLREQILEVMRLEGIEAHPDDVVVTTGSQQALDLVTRLFIDPGDVVVAEAPSYVGALGVFRAYEADVVHVPLDAHGIVPEALETTLAELSRQGRRVKFLYTIPNFHNPAGVTLSTERRPRILEIADRYGVLVIEDNPYGLLGFEGEPLPAMRASSEDGVIYLGSFSKTFAPGYRVGWAVAPHAVREKLVLASESAILCPSNASQLAISGYLATCDWKGQVKAFRELYRERRDAMIGALAEHLPDATWTVPDGGFYTWVRLPDGLDAKAMLPRAVTARVAYVPGTAFYADGQGTDHVRLSFCFPTPERIREGVRRLAGVVSAESELVSLFGTGGGPRGDDVQSPGPDLA comes from the coding sequence ATGACCGCTCTTGAGCGGCCCGACGGCACGGCGTCGGGCCCCCACCCGACCCCGGCCGCCGGCACGCGGCTCGACCGCTGGCTCGGCTCCTACGCCGAGCGGACGCACGGCATGCGCGCCTCGGAGATCCGCGCGCTGTTCGCGGTCGCGAACCGTCCCGAGGTGGTGTCGCTCGCCGGTGGCATGCCCTGCCTGGACGTCCTCCCGCTGGACGTCATCGGCGAGCTCGCGCAGCGCGTCGTCGCCACGCGCGGCACGACCGCCCTGCAGTACGGGTCCGGCCAGGGTGACGAGACGCTGCGCGAGCAGATCCTCGAGGTCATGCGGCTCGAGGGCATTGAGGCGCACCCGGACGACGTCGTCGTCACGACCGGGTCGCAGCAGGCGCTCGACCTCGTGACGCGGCTGTTCATCGACCCCGGCGACGTCGTCGTCGCGGAGGCGCCCTCCTACGTCGGCGCTCTGGGGGTGTTCCGCGCCTACGAGGCCGACGTCGTCCACGTCCCGCTCGACGCGCACGGCATCGTCCCGGAGGCGCTGGAGACGACCCTCGCCGAGCTCTCCCGGCAGGGGCGGCGCGTCAAGTTCCTCTACACGATCCCGAACTTCCACAACCCCGCGGGCGTGACGCTCTCCACCGAGCGCCGCCCCCGGATCCTCGAGATCGCCGACCGGTACGGGGTGCTCGTCATCGAGGACAACCCGTACGGCCTGCTCGGGTTCGAGGGCGAGCCGCTGCCCGCCATGCGCGCCAGCAGCGAGGACGGGGTGATCTACCTCGGCTCGTTCTCCAAGACGTTCGCGCCGGGCTACCGGGTGGGCTGGGCGGTCGCCCCCCACGCTGTCCGCGAGAAGCTCGTCCTCGCCTCCGAGTCGGCGATCCTGTGCCCGTCGAACGCCTCGCAGCTCGCGATCAGCGGCTACCTGGCCACCTGCGACTGGAAGGGCCAGGTCAAGGCGTTCCGGGAGCTGTACCGCGAGCGCCGGGACGCGATGATCGGCGCGCTGGCCGAGCACCTGCCCGACGCGACCTGGACGGTCCCCGACGGCGGCTTCTACACCTGGGTGCGGCTCCCCGACGGGCTCGACGCGAAGGCGATGCTGCCGCGCGCCGTCACCGCCCGCGTGGCGTACGTGCCCGGCACCGCGTTCTACGCCGACGGGCAGGGCACCGACCACGTCCGGCTGTCGTTCTGCTTCCCCACGCCGGAGCGCATCCGCGAGGGCGTGCGGCGGCTCGCAGGCGTCGTGTCGGCGGAGAGCGAGCTCGTGTCGCTGTTCGGCACGGGCGGCGGGCCCCGCGGCGACGACGTGCAGTCCCCGGGCCCCGACCTGGCCTGA
- the trxA gene encoding thioredoxin, with protein MAAPLAVTAGTFDQEVLRSPLPVVVDFWADWCVPCRMVTPVLEELARTYEGRLRFVSVDTEAEQDLAARYGVVSIPTLYVFHQGELVRTLVGAREKRAYAAELDAALEDVAAG; from the coding sequence GTGGCCGCCCCGCTCGCGGTGACCGCGGGCACCTTCGACCAGGAGGTGCTGCGGTCGCCGCTGCCGGTCGTCGTCGACTTCTGGGCGGACTGGTGCGTGCCCTGCCGCATGGTGACGCCGGTGCTGGAGGAGCTCGCGCGCACCTACGAGGGCCGGCTGCGGTTCGTCTCGGTCGACACCGAGGCGGAGCAGGACCTCGCCGCCCGCTACGGCGTGGTGTCGATCCCGACCCTGTACGTCTTCCACCAGGGTGAGCTGGTCCGCACGCTGGTCGGCGCGCGCGAGAAGCGCGCCTACGCCGCCGAGCTGGACGCCGCGCTGGAGGACGTCGCCGCCGGGTGA